The Archangium primigenium genomic interval ATAACGACGCCTACCGCCCCCTCATCGGGGACAAGCACCCCGCCCTCGGACGGCCCTCGCGCGAGGTCTTCCAGGAGTTCTGGGACCTGGTCGGCCCCATGCTCGCCCGCGTGCGCGAGACGATGCACGCATGCTCGGTGGAGAACCAGCGCGTGCTGCTCGACCGGCGCGGCTTCCTGGAGGAGTGCTTCTACACCTGGTCCTATGTTCCCACGCGGGACGAGCGGGGGGACTTCGCGGGCATCGTCGTCACCGGAGGGGAGACGACGCGCCAGGTGCTCGGCGAGCGGCGCTTCACCGCCATCCGCGAGCTGTCCATCCACACCGCGCGCGACACCACCCCGGACGCCGTCTTCCAGTCGGTGGAGCGGGCGCTCGCCCCCCACGGCCCCACGGACCTGCCCTTCGTGCTGCTCTACCGCGTGGAGCAGGAGCGGGCGGCGCTGCGCGTGTGCACGGGGCTCGGGCGGGGAGACGCCCAGGCCCCCGCGCACGTCGCCCTCGCGGACCCGGCGCCGGTCTGGCCCCTGGCGGAAGTACTCGCCTCGGGCCAGGAGCGGCTCGTGGAGGCGCCGCCGGGACGGGCGGCGGGGCCGGAGGGCGCCACCCGCGCCCTGCTCCTGCCGCTGAGCCTGGGCGGCGAGGCGGGGCGCGAGACCGGGGTGCTCTTCACCGCGGTGCTCGTGGTGGGCCTCAGCCCCCGGCTGCCCCTGGACGCGTCCTACCGGGACTTCCTGAGCCTGCTCGCCCGGCAGGTGGCGGCGGACGTGGCGCGCGCCCGGGCCTCGCAGGAGGAGCGGCTGCGGCTGGAGCGGCTCGCGGAGCTGGATCGCGCCAAGACGGCCTTCTTCAGCAACATCAGCCACGAGTTCCGCACCCCGCTCACGCTGATGCTGGGCCCCGTGGAGGACGCGCTCGCCGATCCCGACACGCCGCTGCCACTCGTGCACCGCGAGCGCCTGGCGCTCGTGCACCGCAACGGCCTGCGGCTCTTCAAGCTCGTCAACAGCCTGCTCGGCTTCGCGCGGATGGAGGCGGGCCGGGCCACGCTCCACCCCCAGGCCACGGACCTCGCCGCCTTCACCGCGGAGCTGGTGAGCCACTTCGAGTCGGCCTTCCAGCGCGCGGGGCTCACCCTGGGCACGCACCTGCCGCCGCTCACCGGGCCCGTCTGGGTGGATCCCGCGGCCTGGGAGACGATCGTCTTCAACCTGCTGTCCAACGCGCTCAAGTACACCCTCGAGGGCGGCGTCACGGTGCGCCTCGTCCAGGAGGGCGCCGAGGCCGTGCTCACCGTGCGCGACACCGGCGCGGGCATCCCCCCGAGCGCCCTGTCCCGCGTCTTCGAGCGCTTCCAGCGGGTGGAGGGCACGCGCGCGCGCAGCGACGAGGGCAGCGGCATTGGCCTGTTCCTCGTGCACGAGCTGACGCGGCTGCAGGGCGGGAGCGTCACCGCGAGCAGCGGCGAGGGCCTGGGCACCACCTTCACCGTGCGCCTGCCGTTCGGCACCGCCCCCCAGACACAGGAGCAGCGGGAGGCGGGCCGGGACGCCGCCCCGGTGGCCCCGGCCGTCACGCCCTACCTGGAGGAGATCCAGGGCTGGCTCGCCCCGACGCCCCCGCTCCCGCCGCCCGCCGGGTCCACGCCCCGGGCCCGGGTACTGGTGGTGGACGACAACGCGGACATGCGCGCCTACCTCGCTGGCATCCTCCGGGCCTCCTTCGAGGTGAGCCTCGCGGAGGACGGCGCGCGGGCGCTGGAGGTGGCGCGCCAAGAGCCCCCCGCGCTCATCCTCTCGGACGTGATGATGCCGCGGCTGGGCGGCTTCGGCCTCTTGCGCGCGGTGCGCGCCACGCCCGAGCTGCAGGCCGTGCCCTTCCTCCTCTTGTCCGCGCGCGCGGGCGAGGAGGCCTCGGTGGAGGGCCTGGAGGCCGGGGCGGACGACTACATGGTCAAGCCCTTCGGCGCGCGCGAGCTGCTGGCGCGGGTGCGCGCCCACCTGGACCTGGCGCGGCTGCGGCGCGAGGTGAGCCTGGCCGAGGGCCGCGAGGCCACCCTGCGCGAGGCCGTGCACGCCCGGGACGACTTCCTGTCCGTGGCGAGCCACGAGCTCAAGACGCCCCTGGCCGCGCTGCGCCTGCAGCTCGAGACGCTCGAGCGCATGCTGCCCGCGGAGGTGCGCGTCCACGCGGGCGAGCGCATCTTCTCGGTGCGCCGGCAGATCCAACGGCTCGCGAGCCTCATCGAGACGATGCTGGACGTGTCGCTGGTGGCCTCGGGGCGGCTGCGCATCAAACGCCAGCCGGTGGACCTGGCGGTGCTCGTGGCGGACAGCGTGGCGCAGGTGCGCGAGGAGATGGCGCGGCACGACTGCGCGCTCACCTTCGAGTCGGAGGCGAGCCTGCCCGGGGAGCTGGACGCGCTGCGCGTGGGCCAGCTCGTGCAGAACCTCCTGTCCAACGCGGCCCGCTACGGCACGGGTCGGCCCGTGCTGGTGCGCCTGGGCCGCATGGACGGCCGGGCCCGCCTGGAGGTGGTGGACCACGGCATCGGCGTGAAGCCCGAGGATCGCGAGCGCATCTTCCACCGCTTCGAGCGCGCGGTGTCCGTGCGCCACTACGGAGGGCTCGGGCTCGGGCTGTGGGTGTCACGGCAGGTGGTGGAGGCCCACGGCGGCAGCATCACCGTGTCCGACACGCCCGGCGGCGGCGCCACCCTCACCGTGGAGCTGCCCCTGCACACCGCGGAGGCGTGAGGGGCGGCGTCCCCGTCGCGGCTCAGCGCGTGCCGAAGAGCCGGTCGCCCGCGTCGCCCAGGCCCGGGATGATGTAGCCGTGCTCGTCGAGCTTCTCGTCCACCGCGGCGGTGATGACGTGCACGTCCGGGTGGTGCTCGCGCAGGTTGGCCAGGCCCTCGGGACAGGCCAACAGGCACATGAAGCGCAGGCTGCCCGGCTTGCTCTTCTTGATGCGGTTGAGCGCCGCCACCGCCGAGTTGCCCGTGGCGAGCATGGGGTCGCACACGATGACGTCGCGGTCCGCCAGCTGGTTGGGCACCTTGTAGTAGTACTCCACCGCCAGGAGCGTCTTGGGGTCGCGGTACAGGCCGATGTGGCCGATGCGCGCGCTGGGCACCAGCTGCAGCATGCCGTCGAGGATGCCCTGGCCGGCGCGCAGGATGCCCACCAGCACCAGCTTCTTGCCCTCGAGCACCGGGGCGTCCATGCGCGCCAGCGGCGTCTCGATGGACTCGTCGGTGAGCTTGAGGTCGCGCGTCGCCTCGTAGCCGAGCAGCAGGGAGATCTCCTGCAGGAGCGCGCGGAACTCGGCCGTGCTCGTGTCCTTGCGCCGCATCTGCGTCAGCTTGTGCTTCACCAGTGGATGGTCCACCACGGTGCAGTTGTCCGCGTACTTCATGTCACCCTCCCAGTCCTGTCGTGGTTGAAAAACGTCGGGGTTGAAACTCAGAACACCGTGCCGTCGCTGTCGATCCGGATGGGCGGGGGGCCCCCGGAACGCTTCTGCGCGGCGATCTTCCGCCCCGCGCTCCAGGTGCCGCCTTGCAGCACCTTGGCCAGGGGCAATTGCGCGGACGTCATGCCCAGACGCTCGCGCACGCGCTTGCCCAGCTCGTCCAGGAGCGCCACCGTGAGCGCGCGCCACTCGACGATGGGCTCCTCGCCCGGCGTGAACACGTCCTGGAGCAGCCGCGCCTCGCGGGGCACGAGCAGCCCGGTGTCCACGAGCAGCCCGCCGTTGCGGTACTCGGGCAGCCCGGTGAGCGCGTCCAGCGCCGTCACCGTGATGCCACCTTCCTCCAGGGGCTCGAGCAGCGAGTACGTGAGCCACTGCGACAACTTGTGGAAGGGCACGAGCGAGTCCGGATGGTCCGTGGCGCCCAGCGCCGAGTGCGGCCACACGTCTCCCAGGTTCACCCCGTCCAGGGTGATGCGCCCCGGCCAGATGGGCCCCAGCGACTCGAGCACCTGGCCGAGCACCTCCGTGGCCGTCACCTGGCGGCCCGCGCCGCCCAGCAGGTCATAGAGCGCGCCCGGGCGCGGCAGCACGCGCCCGAGGCCGTGCAGCAGCTCCAGTCGGCCCTCCAGGCCCGCGAGCGGGTTCGTCGCCGTGACCTGGAAGCCCTCGGCGAGCGCGTCGCGGCTCAGGCGCCGCAGGCCCTCGGCGTCCGCCTGGAGCGGCCGCGCGGGGTCCGAGGAGAACGCGCCCGCGAGGAACATGTGGAAGCTGGCCACGGCCAGGCCCTCGGAGCGCGCGAAGGTGCCGCCGCTGCCCGGCTCCACGTACTTCCAGGAGGGGCCGCTGCCCGCGTCCAGGAGCACGCTGGTGATGACCAGGTCCAGCTTGGCGCGGGCGCGCTCGGCGGGGGTGAGCCCCGCGAGCCGCGAGTCCAGGAGGGCGTTGCGCTGGACACCGCCCACGTCGAAGTGGCCCCAGCGGCTGTGCACCGGGATGTCGAGCGTGGGGTAGGCCTCGCGCGTGACGTCCAGCACGAAGTCCGCCACGCCCGGCAGCCGGGCCATGTCCACGCGGAAGTGGGCCAGCCGGTCGGCGAGCCCCAGCTCCAGGAGCGCATGGCAGCGCTCGCGGATGGCGCGCGGGCTGCGCAGATGGGTGACCGTGGGCGAGGTGGGAACGGTGTCAGGCATCCAGCGCCCTGCCCTTCACGTCCTGCAATTCCGTCTCGGAGGCCACCTTGCCGGTGGTGAAGTAGCCGGCGGCCTTCTTGGCCTCCATCTCCACCTTGGCGTCCGCGGGGACGAGCTCCTCCGGGATGGGCACGCGCTCGAGGATCTCGATGCCCGACTTCACGATGGCGTCGTGCTTCATGTCGCTCATGGACACGAAGCGGTGGATGCGGGTGATGCCCATCCAGTGCAGCGCGTCCGGCATCAGCTCCTGGAAGCGCATGTCCTGCACGCCCGCCACGCACTCGGTGCGGTGGAAGTAGGTGGCCGCCGAGTCGCCGCCCTCCTGGCGCTTTCTCGCGTTGTACACGAGGAACTTGGTCACCTCGCCGAGCGCCCGGCCCTCCTTGCGCGAGTAGACGATGACGCCCGCGCCGCCCTCCTGCGCCGTCTGGATGCACACCTCGATGCCGTGGGTGAGGTAGGGCCGACAGGTGCAGATGTCGCTGCCGAACACGTCCGAGCCGTTGCACTCGTCATGCACGCGCACGGCCAGCGGGATGTCCGGGTTGGAGATGGTGTCCATGTCCCCGAAGAAATAGACCGTCTGGCCACCGATGGGCGGCAGGAAGACGTCCAGGTCCGAGCGGGTGATGAGCTCGGGGAACATGCCGCCCGTCTGCTCGAAGAGGCCGCGGCGCAGCGCCGCCTCGGTGAGGCCGAAGCGCCGGGCGATGCCGGGCAGGTACCACACGGGCTCGAGCGCCGCCTTCACCACCGTCACGTCCCCGTTGGCGCAGAGGATCTTCCCGTCCGGCTTGAGCCGGCCCGCGGTGATGGCGTCGCGCAGCTCGGGCATGTTGATGTGCGCCCGGGTGATGGCGATGGAGGGCCGGATGTCCAGGCCCTGCTTGAGGTAGGTGCCGAACACCTGCGGGGCCACCGCGCCCCACGGATCCAGGGACACGATGCGGTCCGGGTTCCCCCAGGCCTTGTGGGGGCCGATCTGCACGGCGGGCGCGGTGTTGGTGAGGTCCGCGCGATGGTCCTGGGTGAGCTGGCCCGCGGCCACGGCCACGGCGCGGTAGATGGCGTAGGAGCCCGAGTGCGTGCCCACCACGTTGCGGTGCGCGGGCTCGGTGAGCGTGGCCACCACGGGGCCGCGCAGCATGGGGTCGGACTCGCCCCAACGGATGGGGAGCACCTGGGCGTCGCTGTCCGGGTGCGAGGTGAGACGAATGGCGTTGGTGTTCTTCTTGTCGGGCATGACGCCCTCCTTGCGAATGCTCGGGAAGTCTTGGGGGGAAGGGGAGAAGCGGGGGGAAGCGGCGCGGCGGGGTCAGCTCATCCAGCTGCCGTCGGTGCGGCCGCCCCACTTGCGGGTGACCTTCTTGAGGTCCGTCCAGAAGCCCAGGCTCGCCACGCCGGTGATGTCCCCGTGGCCGAACTTGGACTCCCCCACCCCACCGAAGGAGAAGGGCTCGCGGGGCACGGGCACGCCCACGTTGACGCCCACCATGCCCACGCGCGCGCCCTCCACCACCGCCTGCGCCACGGCGCCGTTGGTGGTGAAGATGGAGGCGGCGTTGCCGTAGGGCGAGGCGTTCTCCACCTCCAGCGCGGCCGACAGCGTGGGCACGCGCACGATGGCCAGCACCGGGCCGAACAGCTCGCGCTGCGCGGCCTCCATGTCCGGCCGCACGCCGTCGATCACCGTGGGCCCGAGCCAGTGGCCATTCGCCCAGCGCTCGCCCGCGGGCGTCTTGCCCCGGCCATCCAGCACCACCCGCGCCCCGGCCCGCTCCGCCGCGGCGATGGCCGTCTCCAGGCGCGTGAGGCTCGCCCGATCGATGAGCGCGCCCATGCCGGGGCCGCACTCCAGGCGGCCCGCGCGCTCGAGCACCTGGTCGAGGATGGGCTGCACGTCCCCCACCGCGAGCAGCACGCTGGCGGCCATGCAGCGCTGGCCCGCGCACCCGGTGAAGGAGTCCACCACGGACTGGGCGGTGAGGCCCGGCTCGGCGTCCGGCACGACGATGAGGTGGTTCTTCGCGCCCCCGAGCGCCAGCACGCGCTTGCCCCGCGCGCTGCCCTCGGCGTACACGCGCCGCGCCACCGCGGACGAGCCCACGAAGCCCACCGCGCGCACCTCCGGGTGGGCGAGAATCGCCTCCACCGCCTCGCGCCCGCCGTGCACCACGGAGAAGACGCCGGGCGGCACCCCCGCCTCCTGGAGCAGCTCCCCCAGGGCACACGCCGTGAGCGGCACCTTCTCCGAGGGCTTGAGGATGAAGGCGTTGCCCACCGTGAGCGCGGTGGGGATCATCCACAGGGGCACCATGGCGGGGAAGTTGAACGGGGTGATGCCGGCCACCACGCCCAGGGGCTCGCGGCGGAACTCGCAGCTCACGCCCCGGCTCACCTCCAGCGCGCCGCCGGTGTCCAGGTTCTGCAGGGACAGGGCGAAGTCACACACCTCCATGCCCTTGAGCAGACCCGCGCGCGCCTCTGCCACCGTCTTGCCGGCCTCGCTCGCGGCCAGGTTCGCCAGCCGATCCAGGTGCTGCTCGAGCAGCGCCCGGAAGCGCGCCATGATGGCGGTGCGCTCGCGCAGGGACACCGCGCGCCAGCCCACGCTCGCCACGCGCGCGGCCTCCACCGCCTGGGCCACACCGGCCTCGGAGGTCATCGGCACCCGGCCGATGACGCCGCCGGTGTAGGGGCTGCGCACCTCGAGCAGCGGCGCGCCGGGCGGCAAGAGCCACTCGCCTCCCACGAGGTTGCGGCAGGTGATGGGGCTCTCGGGCAATTGAACGAAGGACACGCACTTCCCCCACGGAGAATGGACGGCGACGTCGGTGAAAGCCTAGCAGGTGGGCCGGACAAACCCGCAATCCGGGGGCACCGCGGGGCAAGAGAAGACGGTATGCTACCCGACACCCTCCTGGCATGGCGGGAGGCGTCAAAGTCGGGTGGGCCGCTCCCTCCCTCAGTCACCGGGCGCGCGCGCGCGTGGGGGCGCGGGAGCGTGTCACCAGCGCACGGGCAGCGACTCGAAGCCCCGCGCGTGCAGGCCCTGGCTCTTGAGCCGCGAGCAGCGCTCCTCGTCCAGCCGGGCCTGGGGCAGCTCCTCCAGCATCCCCTCGAGCAGCGCCCGGAGCGTGTGCTTC includes:
- the mmsA gene encoding CoA-acylating methylmalonate-semialdehyde dehydrogenase — translated: MSFVQLPESPITCRNLVGGEWLLPPGAPLLEVRSPYTGGVIGRVPMTSEAGVAQAVEAARVASVGWRAVSLRERTAIMARFRALLEQHLDRLANLAASEAGKTVAEARAGLLKGMEVCDFALSLQNLDTGGALEVSRGVSCEFRREPLGVVAGITPFNFPAMVPLWMIPTALTVGNAFILKPSEKVPLTACALGELLQEAGVPPGVFSVVHGGREAVEAILAHPEVRAVGFVGSSAVARRVYAEGSARGKRVLALGGAKNHLIVVPDAEPGLTAQSVVDSFTGCAGQRCMAASVLLAVGDVQPILDQVLERAGRLECGPGMGALIDRASLTRLETAIAAAERAGARVVLDGRGKTPAGERWANGHWLGPTVIDGVRPDMEAAQRELFGPVLAIVRVPTLSAALEVENASPYGNAASIFTTNGAVAQAVVEGARVGMVGVNVGVPVPREPFSFGGVGESKFGHGDITGVASLGFWTDLKKVTRKWGGRTDGSWMS
- a CDS encoding ATP-binding protein, with protein sequence MSEQERVFVGGGELGALMRALDWRETALGPVEHWPAALRIGVSTLLASPQPMGLYWGPELIHLYNDAYRPLIGDKHPALGRPSREVFQEFWDLVGPMLARVRETMHACSVENQRVLLDRRGFLEECFYTWSYVPTRDERGDFAGIVVTGGETTRQVLGERRFTAIRELSIHTARDTTPDAVFQSVERALAPHGPTDLPFVLLYRVEQERAALRVCTGLGRGDAQAPAHVALADPAPVWPLAEVLASGQERLVEAPPGRAAGPEGATRALLLPLSLGGEAGRETGVLFTAVLVVGLSPRLPLDASYRDFLSLLARQVAADVARARASQEERLRLERLAELDRAKTAFFSNISHEFRTPLTLMLGPVEDALADPDTPLPLVHRERLALVHRNGLRLFKLVNSLLGFARMEAGRATLHPQATDLAAFTAELVSHFESAFQRAGLTLGTHLPPLTGPVWVDPAAWETIVFNLLSNALKYTLEGGVTVRLVQEGAEAVLTVRDTGAGIPPSALSRVFERFQRVEGTRARSDEGSGIGLFLVHELTRLQGGSVTASSGEGLGTTFTVRLPFGTAPQTQEQREAGRDAAPVAPAVTPYLEEIQGWLAPTPPLPPPAGSTPRARVLVVDDNADMRAYLAGILRASFEVSLAEDGARALEVARQEPPALILSDVMMPRLGGFGLLRAVRATPELQAVPFLLLSARAGEEASVEGLEAGADDYMVKPFGARELLARVRAHLDLARLRREVSLAEGREATLREAVHARDDFLSVASHELKTPLAALRLQLETLERMLPAEVRVHAGERIFSVRRQIQRLASLIETMLDVSLVASGRLRIKRQPVDLAVLVADSVAQVREEMARHDCALTFESEASLPGELDALRVGQLVQNLLSNAARYGTGRPVLVRLGRMDGRARLEVVDHGIGVKPEDRERIFHRFERAVSVRHYGGLGLGLWVSRQVVEAHGGSITVSDTPGGGATLTVELPLHTAEA
- a CDS encoding URC4/urg3 family protein, with product MPDTVPTSPTVTHLRSPRAIRERCHALLELGLADRLAHFRVDMARLPGVADFVLDVTREAYPTLDIPVHSRWGHFDVGGVQRNALLDSRLAGLTPAERARAKLDLVITSVLLDAGSGPSWKYVEPGSGGTFARSEGLAVASFHMFLAGAFSSDPARPLQADAEGLRRLSRDALAEGFQVTATNPLAGLEGRLELLHGLGRVLPRPGALYDLLGGAGRQVTATEVLGQVLESLGPIWPGRITLDGVNLGDVWPHSALGATDHPDSLVPFHKLSQWLTYSLLEPLEEGGITVTALDALTGLPEYRNGGLLVDTGLLVPREARLLQDVFTPGEEPIVEWRALTVALLDELGKRVRERLGMTSAQLPLAKVLQGGTWSAGRKIAAQKRSGGPPPIRIDSDGTVF
- a CDS encoding GTP cyclohydrolase II encodes the protein MPDKKNTNAIRLTSHPDSDAQVLPIRWGESDPMLRGPVVATLTEPAHRNVVGTHSGSYAIYRAVAVAAGQLTQDHRADLTNTAPAVQIGPHKAWGNPDRIVSLDPWGAVAPQVFGTYLKQGLDIRPSIAITRAHINMPELRDAITAGRLKPDGKILCANGDVTVVKAALEPVWYLPGIARRFGLTEAALRRGLFEQTGGMFPELITRSDLDVFLPPIGGQTVYFFGDMDTISNPDIPLAVRVHDECNGSDVFGSDICTCRPYLTHGIEVCIQTAQEGGAGVIVYSRKEGRALGEVTKFLVYNARKRQEGGDSAATYFHRTECVAGVQDMRFQELMPDALHWMGITRIHRFVSMSDMKHDAIVKSGIEILERVPIPEELVPADAKVEMEAKKAAGYFTTGKVASETELQDVKGRALDA
- the upp gene encoding uracil phosphoribosyltransferase gives rise to the protein MKYADNCTVVDHPLVKHKLTQMRRKDTSTAEFRALLQEISLLLGYEATRDLKLTDESIETPLARMDAPVLEGKKLVLVGILRAGQGILDGMLQLVPSARIGHIGLYRDPKTLLAVEYYYKVPNQLADRDVIVCDPMLATGNSAVAALNRIKKSKPGSLRFMCLLACPEGLANLREHHPDVHVITAAVDEKLDEHGYIIPGLGDAGDRLFGTR